The Salvia miltiorrhiza cultivar Shanhuang (shh) chromosome 2, IMPLAD_Smil_shh, whole genome shotgun sequence DNA window CTCTGCGTCTCCGACCACTGCACACCGCAACCGTAGATGCGCTCGCCGCCAATCTCCCAGCGGCGTCGCCGCTTAAGCTCCGCCGGGTTGGGGATCGCCGCAATAGCCTACGTTGGCGTAGACTACCTCCGCCACCTCTCGCCGCTGTGGCACGAGCGCCTGCAGCCAGCTCTCTGGGTGGCTCTCGCGATCGCCGCCCTAATTCGCGTCCCATTTTACAAGCATTGGTCGTTGGAGCTTCGGGCGGCTATACCGTTTATTCTGTCGATTCTTTTCATGCTTTCAGCCCTTCTGTTTGAAGCAATTTCAGTTCGCTCTGTCACCGCTGTTCTAGGTCTAAATTGGCACAAGTATGTATACCTAAATCGGCTTTCGTAAATATTTGTTGACGGAGATTTTTGCTATTTCGGAGAGATGTTTTCGCCTTTTTTGGGGGGTTTGGGTTGTGGGCTAGTTGCCGAGTTTGTTGCCATAGATTTCGTTGGGGGAATGGGGATTCTGTCAACTGCATCTCAGATTTGTAGTTCTGAATTTCgattctatttatagattttgcCCATTTTCAGAATTAGAAGATTTCAGaccatttaattatttgaacagATCAGAAATAAATTGTACATTGCTGATAATGATATAGGGTCCTAGTGATATTTCCAGAATGATCTCATTGCTATATTTGGCAAGTGCATAATTAAACTTCCATTTTTTTTACTCTGCTGTTTCCTGTGTTTCAAAGTAAGCTGTTAATTGTTGCAGAACAAAATAGTAATTGTCTCTGGGTAAAGAGCTTCCTTTATTTTGTTGAACATGCCATATAGAGATTATTTCTATCTATCATCAGAATTTCTTATATGGAATTTATGGCATTGTTTGTTAATCACATGGTGGGCAATATTGTAACTTATATATGATAAGTTGTGAGCGATATATAATAAGCAGCTGAAGTAAAAGAACTTGTATCTTACTATCTCAGATGTTGCTGTTGTCTAATCTCTAGTATTGTTTGAGCTTTGAAGTCTCCGAACGAGAATATATATTCTTTGAGTATTTTATTGTGCAGTTCTATGTATCTGCATATGGTCTGCTTTGGGTAGATGCCTTAGTAAATGGACAGTTCTACAATTTGATTGGCCTACAAATTGTGCAATTTAGTTTTCTGTTGAAAACCTATCTCCACTTAAACTATTGCTGATAAAAATTCTGTCATTCGATGTATGATGGGgctttttattaatatttggaCAGTGAAACGCCACCTCTCCCTGATGTTGGCCAGTGGTTACTGCTAGCTTTGAACGAGAAGTTACCTCAAATAATGGTGGATATACTGAGAGCTCGTATCATTGGGTTGCATCATTACTTGATGTTGTTTATTATGCTTGGATTCTCAGTTTTGTTTAATTCAGTTGAAGCTCCTGGTCTAGGCCTGGGAGCAAGATATATGTTCACCATGGGTGTTGGGCGGCTTCTTCGCGCAATAGCTTTCATATCTACCATCCTTCCCTCAGCACGGCCATGGTGTGCTTCAGCTAGATTCCAAGTGCCTCCACACCCACATCGTTGGGCTCAGAAATATTATGTTCCATACGCCAAAGATTCTAGTGCTATACGCCATATTATTCATCATGATTTTGCATATGGTATTTCTC harbors:
- the LOC131011651 gene encoding protein PHLOEM UNLOADING MODULATOR-like, which translates into the protein MRSPPISQRRRRLSSAGLGIAAIAYVGVDYLRHLSPLWHERLQPALWVALAIAALIRVPFYKHWSLELRAAIPFILSILFMLSALLFEAISVRSVTAVLGLNWHNETPPLPDVGQWLLLALNEKLPQIMVDILRARIIGLHHYLMLFIMLGFSVLFNSVEAPGLGLGARYMFTMGVGRLLRAIAFISTILPSARPWCASARFQVPPHPHRWAQKYYVPYAKDSSAIRHIIHHDFAYAVTGEYDADFIPNWGAMNFLADFLRPTASEGSSPWYSLLKKAGGGCNDLIYSGHMLVAVLTAMAWTEAYGGFTSAIIWMLVVHSAQREIRERHHYSVDCLLAIYMGIFLWKMVGVFWPIKDSSRYKRLNKLEKIESRLVQAAKDSDMVRVRELLEEVESSSQVRQETSSRALWVFSGATMLFALVVVILAFTLTSDG